From the Anguilla anguilla isolate fAngAng1 chromosome 6, fAngAng1.pri, whole genome shotgun sequence genome, one window contains:
- the LOC118230216 gene encoding serine/threonine-protein phosphatase 6 regulatory ankyrin repeat subunit C-like has product MLKLPEKGSGQTGSKILLEAMSKDKVHLARFILDALDGKIIDSTSEGAATPLITSVLLPDSQARSKFMNLLLQRGASVNRQDERGRTALSYACEKGYLDAVKVLVQNNADPEVVDSWGNTALMYASVAGHSAVVDFLVRAFKRLGLQIDRQNKVGNSAVEVAKYLGHKDCLFALTSKTKKSHDDALRDFDSNEGENSRGKKPTHASEVNDTQSQSHFCPKGVDAARTGEDSIAASSSRRESSFLRSRIQSMDSIEEFEREGDAALSWPGDLSGVPVQKPHARSYHGQNNNRTFKLGENNRRYNVAPLPRPTDNQFPLLFSPRPAKNALNRRASACTGASAAGPSNSPLGVLLTPIPGSKGGKPETESETQKKNVMDFGIRLFHDSYYQKRSSLPTSVLRPAPPARALMPSRKTKTVQEDTLLGSTATPAVTAAGAPTSFAVLGNKLLRRFTFPELKKSTKGVSGDGSGGTHSGSPEVTEPGMPKSESYPLVTRHAPVGSKPSIDSISAVKCEFDFHFKLSPS; this is encoded by the coding sequence ATGCTTAAACTCCCTGAAAAAGGTAGCGGCCAAACGGGCTCAAAAATTCTCCTGGAAGCCATGTCAAAAGACAAGGTCCATCTGGCTCGGTTCATCCTCGATGCTCTGGACGGAAAAATTATCGACTCCACAAGCGAGGGAGCCGCGACCCCGCTCATCACATCCGTGCTGCTGCCGGACAGCCAGGCCAGATCCAAGTTCATGAACCTTCTGCTGCAGCGCGGCGCGAGCGTCAACCGTCAAGACGAGCGCGGGCGCACCGCTTTGAGTTACGCCTGTGAAAAGGGTTACCTGGACGCAGTGAAGGTGCTGGTTCAGAACAATGCCGACCCAGAGGTCGTGGACAGTTGGGGGAACACTGCCTTGATGTACGCGTCTGTGGCCGGCCATTCTGCCGTAGTGGACTTTTTGGTGAGGGCGTTCAAGAGGCTCGGTCTGCAAATTGATAGACAAAACAAAGTTGGAAACTCGGCTGTGGAAGTGGCGAAGTATCTGGGACACAAAGACTGTTTATTTGCCCTCACGAGTAAAACGAAGAAAAGCCACGACGATGCCTTGAGAGATTTTGACAGTAATGAAGGCGAAAATAGCCGTGGGAAAAAGCCCACGCACGCTTCAGAGGTGAATGATACCCAGAGCCAAAGTCACTTCTGTCCAAAGGGTGTGGACGCTGCGAGAACGGGAGAGGATTCCATTGCGGCATCTTCGAGTCGAAGAGAGTCTTCATTTCTACGGAGTCGAATCCAATCCATGGATTCAATAGAGGAGTTTGAGAGGGAGGGCGACGCTGCGCTCTCCTGGCCAGGTGATTTATCCGGTGTCCCAGTTCAAAAACCTCACGCCCGGTCATATCACGGCCAAAACAATAATAGAACATTTAAATTAGGGGAAAATAATAGACGGTATAATGTAGCGCCTTTACCTAGACCCACGGATAACCAGTTCCCACTGCTGTTCTCACCAAGGCCGGCTAAAAACGCATTAAATCGTCGCGCGTCAGCATGTACCGGAGCCTCCGCCGCCGGTCCATCGAACAGTCCTCTTGGAGTTTTGTTAACTCCTATTCCGGGATCAAAAGGTGGGAAACCAGAGACAGAAAGTGAAACGCAGAAGAAAAACGTCATGGACTTCGGTATCCGTCTATTTCATGACAGTTACTATCAGAAACGGAGCAGTTTGCCGACAAGTGTCCTCAGACCTGCACCGCCAGCGCGCGCGCTCATGCCCTCACGCAAAACTAAAACGGTGCAGGAGGACACGCTGCTAGGCAGCACTGCGACTCCTGCCGTTACTGCAGCAGGAGCGCCCACGAGCTTCGCCGTCCTTGGAAACAAACTGTTGCGGCGCTTCACTTTTCCGGAGTTGAAAAAGTCCACGAAAGGTGTGAGCGGGGACGGGTCCGGCGGCACGCACTCCGGAAGTCCCGAAGTGACAGAGCCAGGGATGCCGAAATCAGAGAGTTACCCCCTGGTCACGCGGCACGCTCCGGTGGGAAGCAAGCCCAGTATCGACAGCATCAGCGCTGTGAAGTGCGAGTTCGACTTCCACTTCAAACTGAGTCCATCCTGA
- the lamp5 gene encoding lysosome-associated membrane glycoprotein 5 — protein MEGIGFRTLDSTGLQLFILVLFPCLSRILAEQEVENLSGLSTNPDKDIFVVRENGTTCLMAEFAVRFVVPYDVLALNGIDLITEQASLALPRGAEIEGRCGNTEAELQISWINDAYTFRIFFIKEVSKGKEIWKISKVQLVYDTSEATHFINAYNPGKHTATTHRLSALVTPAGRSFECLAVQSLTLISTDHQKGVSVSMSDIRIQPFDIQSDFTFGPAYKCITDQREQLEETLPLILGVILGLIIVITLSVYHVHLKMTAQQPQLPRDRSLYKNM, from the exons ATGGAGGGCATCGGattcaggaccttggacagcaccgGATTACAGCTGTTCATATTAGTTCTTTTCC CATGTCTGTCTCGCATACTGGCGGAACAAGAAGTTGAAAATCTCTCAGGGTTGTCTACGAACCCGGACAAAGACATATTCGTGGTGCGGGAAAACGGAACCACTTGCTTAATGGCTGAGTTTGCGGTCAGATTCGTGGTTCCATACGACGTCCTGGCACTCAATGGTATCGAT CTGATTACGGAGCAAGCTTCGCTCGCGCTGCCCCGTGGCGCAGAGATAGAGGGGAGATGCGGGAACACGGAAGCGGAGCTTCAGATATCATGGATAAACGACGCCTACACGTTTCGCATCTTCTTCATTAAG GAAGTGTcaaaaggaaaggaaatatGGAAGATCAGCAAGGTTCAGCTGGTTTATGACACCTCTGAAGCGACACACTTCATCAATGCATACAACC CGGGGAAGCACACTGCCACCACACACCGTCTCTCGGCGCTGGTGACCCCGGCCGGGCGCTCCTTTGAGTGCCTAGCAGTGCAGAGCCTCACGCTCATCTCCACCGACCACCAGAAAGGGGTGAGCGTCTCCATGTCCGACATCCGGATACAGCCCTTCGACATCCAGAGTGACTTCACCTTCGGCCCAG ccTATAAGTGCATCACGGACCAGagggagcagctggaggagacCCTGCCCCTGATCCTGGGCGTCATCCTGGGCCTGATCATCGTCATCACACTCTCCGTCTACCACGTGCACCTCAAAATGACCGCGCAGCAGCCGCAGCTGCCCCGGGACCGCTCGCTCTACAAGAAcatgtga